Below is a genomic region from Candidatus Bathyarchaeia archaeon.
TAGAATTAGAATACTTCATTTCTTTGAGATTGAGAGAGTTTCTTTGCTCTCTACTAATGGTTTACTGGCGGGTTCAATGTCCTTAAACTGCATTTGATATAAACGGTAATAAAGCCCTCTCCTCCTAATTAGATCATCGTGTCTCCCCTCTTCAACTATTCTTCCATTATCTATTACGAGAATTCTGTCAGCCTCTCTGACTGTTGATAGCCTATGAGCAATTATAATAGCCGTCCTATTTTTTAGTAGAGTTTTCATTGCTTCCCTAATTAGAAGATCAGTGTATGGATCTATACTAGATGTTGCTTCATCCATGATTAATATAGCTGGGTCTTTGAGTATCGCGCGTGCAAACGCAATAAGCTGCTTCTGCCCAACAGATAATCCAAGCCCTCTCTCACCAACTTTAGTTTCATAGCCATTTGGAAGATTCATTATGAACTCATGTGCTCCTACAGCTTTCGCGGCGTTTATTACTTCCTCATCTGTAGCATCAGGTTTCCCATACCTGATATTATCTTTTACTGTTCCAGAAAATAATAGGGTTTCTTGAAGAATTATTCCCATTTGCTTACGCAGGGACTTCTGCGTAAAAATCCTTATATCATATCTATCAATTTTTATTGAGCCCTGTTGTGGATCGTAAAATCTACAGAGAAGCTTAACAATGGTGCTCTTCCCAGCGCCCGTTGGTCCAACTAGAGCTATTGTCTCTTTTGGATTGATTTTAAAACTGACGTTGTGTACTACTGGATAATTGGGATCATATCCGAATGTTACATTTTCAAATGTTATCTCGCCCTTAATTGGTGGCATTTCAGTAGCATTCTCGGAATCCTTTACTTCTGGCTGAATATCTAGGAGTTCAAATATCCTTTCTGCAGCTGCTAAAGCTGATTGAACGATCGCGTAAAAATTTGTTAGCTCCTGTATAGGTCTAAAGAAGGTTTGAACATATAGTAGAAAAGTCACTAATGTTCCCACGGCATCTTCAATGGAACCTAATGCGCCATTAAATGCTAACATGCCGCCATAAACCATTACGATGCCGCTTCCAATTGCTTGGATAACTTGCACTGTTGGGAAGAAAGCTCCTAGAACCTTAGCTGCCCGCACGTTTGCTTGCATTGTTTCTAAATTTACTCTCTGGAAATCCTCTATGAAGTCGCGTTCTTTACTAAAAGACTTTATTTCTCTTATACCCGACAAACTCTCCTCGAGTTTCGATGTTACCTGAGATATCTTTTCTCTTGTTATTCTGAAAGCATTTCTAAACTTTGATTGAAAAATTACCGTGGAGAGAACTAGGAGTGGAATGGTAACCATTGAAGCGAGAGTTAACTGAACATTCACTGCAATCATCATCCCAACGACCAGCGTTAAACTCAATATATCACTTAAAACATGAATGACGCCTTCGGTGAAAGCTTCCCCTATAGAATCAGTATCGTTAGTTACTCGTGAAACTATGTCCCCAATATTCCATCTATCAAAAAAACTGAAGGATAACGTTTGCAAGTGATTGAAAAGTTCTGAGCGCATTTGGAAGAGCATGTTTTCGCCCATTTTGCCTACTAGATATGTGCGTGCCATATTTGCAATCCAGCCTAAAGCTAGAAAACCTAGAAAAACTAAGATTACTCTTTGCAAACCAGCTAGGTCAGCTCGGAGAATGTACTTCGCTATTATCTCTCTCCCCAAAATATATGGGCTAATCATATTTGATATTGAGGATGCAATGATAGCGATGAGTATAAGGGCAACTTCCTTTCTATATGGCGTAATATATTTTAGTAGTCTTAAGAGCAGAATTCTAGTGGGAACCTTTCTTTCAATCTTATCCTCACTGATATGAAAAGGCGGACCCCTATGCCAGAGAGCCATTTCCAGAAACACCCCCCTTAATCATTCCCGTGCCTTCCTCTCTTAACTCGGGAAGCAATTTTTCTCTTTGCATATCCAAAAAGTGACTGATAAATTCTATAATAAAGTCCCTTCTTCTCCATGAGCGAGTCGTGGGTTCCCTCTTCAACGATTCTACCATTATCTAATACTATGATTTTATCGGCGTTTCTAATAGTTGAAATTCTTTGCGTAATAATGAATGTTGTTCTGCCCTTCATTAATGTGCTCAATGCTTGCTGTATCTCATGTTCTGTATCTACGTCGACGCTGGATGTTGAATCGTCAAGTATTAGAATCTTTGGATTCATGAGTAGAGCTCTAGCTATGGCAATCCTTTGTCTTTGTCCACCCGATAAAGTTATACCTCCCTCACCAACAATAGTATTAAAGCCCTGAGGAAGCTGCATTATAAAGTCATATGCTTTAGCAGCCTTTGCAACACTTATAATCTCATCCATTGTTGCATTAGGCTTCCCAAATGCTATATTATCTTTTATAGTCGCGTTAAATAGGAATATTTCTTGGGAAACTATTCCTATCTGTCTCCTAAGAGAATCAATTTTCACATCCCTAATATCATATCCATCGATTAATATTCTCCCGGAAGTGGGATCATAAAATCTGGGTATTAATCGTATTATAGTGCTTTTGCCTGAACCAGTAGGTCCGAGAAGAGCCACTGTTTCTCCTGGTTTAACCTCAAAGCTCACATTTTTAAGGATTA
It encodes:
- a CDS encoding ABC transporter ATP-binding protein; translated protein: MALWHRGPPFHISEDKIERKVPTRILLLRLLKYITPYRKEVALILIAIIASSISNMISPYILGREIIAKYILRADLAGLQRVILVFLGFLALGWIANMARTYLVGKMGENMLFQMRSELFNHLQTLSFSFFDRWNIGDIVSRVTNDTDSIGEAFTEGVIHVLSDILSLTLVVGMMIAVNVQLTLASMVTIPLLVLSTVIFQSKFRNAFRITREKISQVTSKLEESLSGIREIKSFSKERDFIEDFQRVNLETMQANVRAAKVLGAFFPTVQVIQAIGSGIVMVYGGMLAFNGALGSIEDAVGTLVTFLLYVQTFFRPIQELTNFYAIVQSALAAAERIFELLDIQPEVKDSENATEMPPIKGEITFENVTFGYDPNYPVVHNVSFKINPKETIALVGPTGAGKSTIVKLLCRFYDPQQGSIKIDRYDIRIFTQKSLRKQMGIILQETLLFSGTVKDNIRYGKPDATDEEVINAAKAVGAHEFIMNLPNGYETKVGERGLGLSVGQKQLIAFARAILKDPAILIMDEATSSIDPYTDLLIREAMKTLLKNRTAIIIAHRLSTVREADRILVIDNGRIVEEGRHDDLIRRRGLYYRLYQMQFKDIEPASKPLVESKETLSISKK